GTTAGTCATTAGTAATTACTAATTCGTAATTTGTAATTATTCTGCTTCTAGAATTTCCTCTATAATATCAAAAATTGTAGTCCCGGGCAGACTCGAACTGCCGACCTCTACATTATCAGTGTAGCGCTCTAACCAGCTGAGCTACGAGACTATAATAGCTTGATATTATTATATTATAAAAATTAACAGCAAAAGAGTAAAACTTCCCTTTTGTAACTCACCATCTTTCTCTAGAAAGGAGGTGTTCCAGCCGCACCTTCCGGTACGGCTACCTTGTTACGACTTAGCCCTAGTTACCAGTTTTACCCTAGGCGGCTCCTTGCGGTAACCGACTTCAGGCACTCCCAGCTTCCATGGCTTGACGGGCGGTGTGTACAAGGCCCGGGAACGTATTCACCGGATCATGGCTGATATCCGATTACTAGCGATTCCAGCTTCACGGAGTCGAGTTGCAGACTCCGATCCGAACTGTGATATGGTTTATAGATTCGCTCTCTGTTGCCAGATGGCTGCTCATTGTCCATACCATTGTAGCACGTGTGTGGCCCAGGACGTAAGGGCCGTGATGATTTGACGTCATCCCCACCTTCCTCGCGGTTTGCACCGGCAGTCTCATTAGAGTCCCCATCTTTACATGCTGGCAACTAATGACAAGGGTTGCGCTCGTTATAGGACTTAACCTGACACCTCACGGCACGAGCTGACGACAACCATGCAGCACCTTGTAATATGTCCGAAGAAAAGTCTATCTCTAAACCTGTCATACTACATTTAAGCCCTGGTAAGGTTCCTCGCGTATCATCGAATTAAACCACATGCTCCACCGCTTGTGCGGGCCCCCGTCAATTCCTTTGAGTTTCAGTCTTGCGACCGTACTCCCCAGGTGGGATACTTATCACTTTCGCTTAGTCACTGAGCTTATGCCCAACAACTAGTATCCATCGTTTACGGCGTGGACTACCAGGGTATCTAATCCTGTTCGCTCCCCACGCTTTCGTCCATGAGCGTCAGTACATACGTAGTAGACTGCCTTCGCAATCGGTATTCTGTGTAATATCTATGCATTTCACCGCTACACTACACATTCTATCTACTTCCATATGACTCAAGTCAACCAGTATCAAAGGCAGTTCCATAGTTAAGCTATGGGATTTCACCTCTGACTTAATTGACCGCCTGCGGACCCTTTAAACCCAATGATTCCGGATAACGCTCGGACCCTCCGTATTACCGCGGCTGCTGGCACGGAGTTAGCCGGTCCTTATTCTTACAGTACCGTCAAGCTGGTATACATACCAGTGTTTCTTCCTGTATAAAAGCAGTTTACAACCCATAGGGCAGTCTTCCTGCACGCGGCATGGCTGGGTCAGAGTTACCTCCATTGCCCAATATTCCTCACTGCTGCCTCCCGTAGGAGTCTGGTCCGTGTCTCAGTACCAGTGTGGGGATCTCCCTCTCAGGACCCCTACCTATCGTCGCCATGGTAAGCCGTTACCTTACCATCTAGCTAATAGGACGCATAGTCATCTTTTACCGATAAATCTTTAATTAAGTCTCGATGCCAAGTCTCAATACTATGGGATATTAATCTTCATTTCTAAAGGCTATCCCCCTGTAAAAGGTAGATTCTATACGCGTTACGCACCCGTGCGCCGGTCGTCATCTGTGCAAGCACAATGTTACCCCTCGACTTGCATGTGTTAAGCCTGCCGCTAGCGTTCATCCTGAGCCAGGATCAAACTCTTCATTGTATATCTTTAATAATATGAATGAATAAGTTTCAAAAGAATTTGTCTAATTAATTAAACATGGTTATTCTACTCTTTATTTACGCTGTCAATTTCAATATTTTCAATGAACTTCTTAAATTCCGCAATCTTGTCGTTAAACAATCTCTATAAAACCTAAATCTGTAGAAACAATAGAATCGAACTATTTAATAATTTGTAAAACTTAAAAAATCTTACTATTACTATTCCAAAACCTCTCTGAACTTTTTTTGCTATTTCTGTTAGCGGGTGCAAATCTAAAACTTATTTTTAATCTGACAAATAAAAAATAACTTTTTTTCTATTTCTTTTTTTACCCCTTAAACAACTGACCTTACACCGAAAATTTCGGACTGCAAAGATACAACCATTTATATTTATCAACCTAATTAAAATTAATTATTTTTTTTAAAATTTTACCAAATTCTAAAAACAATAACCAACACCAATACAAAGCCAATAACAGAAACCTCAAAGAACTTAAACTAACCAAATCTCCGTTAGCGGGTGCAAATATACAACTCAATCACACATACACAACTATTATCTTAATTTCTTTTAAACTTTTTTTATCAACTCAAAATAAAACACTGAAAACACGATAATTATAAACTAAAAAAAATTAAAAACAACAATTAGTATTTAAAACAAAATTCAAGTGGAACTCTATTTATGTTTATTCTGTGCTAACAGAGAAGTATTATCTAGTGCCTGTAAAAATTATCTAAACCTGTGTTAGGGATTGAAGCAGTTGTTTGAGCTCTTTTTTATAGTTACCTCATTAATCAACAATGCTAACTTAATTCAACCCGATTTTAAAAAAAATAATGATTTATAATTAAAAACATAAAAAAAACGAGTGCCTTTCGACTTCGCTCAAGATAAACTCAAAGCCCGACCACGCCTTTTTGCGGGGTAACACCCAAAAAATATTAATTATTACTCTTCTTTTTCATTTTAGCAAACATAATTTTATAATCCTCAACATCTATCTCTGCTTTTTTAGCTGAAATAACTTTTATAAAATCAAAATTAAGTTTCGAAGGTTGACTCTTTAAAACTTGATCTCTAAAAGCACGTTGCAAAATATCTTCGATTAAATAATCTTCGTTTACAGTTTCTGGAAGATATTCATCTTTTAAAGACAAACTGAAAAGATTGGCTGTTGTGTTGTACCAAAAGGCTTTCCAACCACTTCTGAGTCCTTTTATATTATCGAAAGCAGTGTTGCCTGTTTGACGATGAATTAATTTAATTAAAATTCGACCTTCTGTTTTGGTCATTTTTTTTATTTGATCTGTGAATTCACCCTCAATATATCTTTGAATTAGTCTCGTATATTTTCTCTTTTTACTTTTAGATTCGATTCTATCTAACCTCGCATTTAAAGAATCTAACCTTTCTGAAGCTAATTTTGCGTAAGGATATGCTTTAAAAACTTTTCTGCGAAACCACAAATAATAACGAATATCGTCTCTAGATTTAAACTTTTGCTTTGGCAGTAATGTAAATTCATTCAACTTAATGGTGATACTGTCTCCTGGTTTTACAAAAATATAATCGTCGAAATTTTTAGGCAATGAATCTAGCTCTTCTTTTTTTTGCGAAAAAGAAATCATTGAAATTAGACCTATATATATGTAGAATAGTTTTTTCAAATTTTTGCGTGTTTTCAATCTAAAAATTCTAAAAAAGAAATTTACATCGAATTTAAACTCATTTTATTATTTGTATTTAAGTTACTCAAAAAGGTTGCCAAAGTTTTTTAACTAATTTTATCAATAAAATCTTGTTCGGAAATAATAATAACACCCAAATCTTGTGCTTTTGTTAATTTTGATGGGCCCATATTATCGCCAGCAACAATAAAATTGGTTTTTTTAGAGATAGATGAACTTACTTTACCTCCATTATCTTCAATTGCTTTTTTGAGTTCGTTTCTAGACATTTGATGAAAAACGCCAGAAACCACAAATATTTGTCCTTCTAATTTATTTGTTTGATTTTCTAAACTTTCCGCTGAAACCTGTAATTGAACTCCAACTTCTTTTAAACGATTAATTAAATTTCTATTTCCTTCATTAGATGAAAACTCAATAATGCTTTGTGCAATTCTATCGCCAATTTCATCAACATTAATTAATTCTTCAAATGTTGCTTGCATTAAATTGTTAATCGATTTAAAATGTTTTGCTAATTTTTTAGCGACAGTTTCTCCAACAAAACGAATTCCGAGTGCAAAAAGTACTTTTTCAAATGGGATTTCTTTTGATTTTTCGATTCCTGAAATCATATTTTGCGCAGATTTCTCTGCCATTCTTTCTAAAGGAATTACTTGGGCAACATTTAAATCATATAAATCAGCATAATTTTGAATTAAACCTTCTTTACGCAATAAATCTACAGTTTCACCTCCTAAACCATCAATATCCATAGCTTTTCTGCTGATAAAATGCTGAATTCTTCCTGTAATTTGAGGAGCGCAACCAAATTCGTTTGGACAATAATGCTTTGCATCACCTACAGTTCTTACCAGTTCTGTGTTACATTCAGGGCAATGTGTTGCATAAACTGTTGGTGTAGAATTTACTGGACGTTTTGTAAGATCAACAGCAATAATTTTTGGAATAATTTCACCACCTTTTTCTACAAAAACCGTATCATTTTCACGAATATCTAGTTTTTCAATTTGATCTGCATTGTGCAAAGACGCACGTTTTACAGTGGTTCCTGCCAATTGCACAGGTTCTAAATTTGCAACTGGCGTAATTGCACCTGTTCTACCAACTTGATAGGTAATTTCATTTAAAATTGTAGAAACTTGTTCAGCTGCAAACTTATAAGCAATTGCCCATCTTGGAGCTTTAGAGGTATAGCCTAATTCTTCTTGTTGCTGTAAATTATTTACTTTGATAACAATTCCATCAGTTTCGTAAGGTAAAGTATGACGTTTTGTATCCCAATGATTCACAAAATCAAAAACTTCATCAATATTTTTGGCTAAAACAATTGTTTTTGGCACTTTAAAACCAACTTTTCTAGCATTTTCTAAACTTTCAAAATGGGTTTTGTATTTTCTTTCTGATGTTACTACTTGATATAATAAACAATCTAAAGGTCGTTTTGCAACTTCAGAACTGTCTTGCAATTTTAAACTTCCACTGGCTGTGTTTCTTGGGTTTCTGTATTCTTCCTCATCATTTGCTACTCGTTCTTCATTCATTTTGATAAAACCTTCTAAAGGTAAAATGATTTCTCCACGCATTTCAAAATCTTTTACAAAGTCTTTTTTAATGGATAAAGGAATTGAGAGAATTGTTTTTACATTATTCGTAACCTCATCTCCTTGAAAACCATCTCCTCTTGTAACTGCTTTTATAAATTGACCATTTTCATACGTTAGGTTTATTGATGCACCATCAAACTTTAACTCACAGGTATATTCAATTTCTGAAGTGCCCAACATTTTTTGGATCCTCTTTTCCCAATCCAATAAATCGTCTTTTGAATACGAATTATCTAAAGAATACATTCTATTTTGATGCACAACAGTATTAAAGTTTTTGGTGATGCTACCTCCTACTCTTTGTGTTGGTGAATTTACATCGAAAAAAATAGGATTTTCTTTTTCTAATTTTTCCAATTCTTTGAGTTTTATATCAAAATCGAAATCAGAAATTGTGGCATTATCTAATACATAATAATTATAGTTATGTGTATCTAACTCTGCCCTTAATGCATCTATTCTTTTTTTAATATCCATGTATGCTTAGTATCAATTATTCATAAAAATTACGTTCAAAAATAACACAATAATTACACTTTTTAGGCTAAATAAAAAAATGATTTAAATTACTCAAAACCTTATGTAACAAAGGTTACATATAGCTTTTACATGATATTTATCATAAAATACCACTCCTAATCTTACTAGTTTTGGTGTATAAATTAATCACAATGAAAAACTTAGTTATTTTAGGTGCAGGAACAGCAGGAACAATGATGGCGAATCATATGGTTTCTAAGTTACCCAAAAAAGAATGGAAAATAAGCATCATAGATCAATACAAAACACATTACTATCAACCTGGTTTTCTTTTTTTACCTTTTGATACTTATACTGAAGATCAAGTTAAAAAAGTAGGCAAAAAATTTATTCCTAAAGGTGTAGCATATCATCAACAAAAAATCGAAAAAATTGATGCAGAAAACAATTTGGTGGTATTAGAAAACGAAGTTCTTACGTATGATTTACTAATAATCGCAACAGGTTCTAAAATTGCGCCTCAAGAAGTCCTTTAGATTAGCAAAGTATAATTATTGCATTTAATTCATATATTTAGAACACTAAAGAATTGTTACTTTTTTAATGAAAAAGAATGGAGTGAACTTGTCAAAAGTCCAGATTAATAAGATCTATACTTCGTATTAGTCTCCATTCTTTTATTACCGATTACAAAGGACCAAATAGAATTTCAGCTTCGCCCTTTTAAAGGTTTTAGTCAACGTAATCATCTTTTACTAACACAAACAAAATTATGAAAATTAAACAAACTATTGGTATTGACATTAGCAAATTAACTTTTGATGTCCGTATTCACAGTAACCAGTGTTATCAATCATTTGAAAACAACTCAAAAGGATTTAAAGCACTTGTAAAATGGGTCGAAAAAACAACCCAATTTCTAAAGAGCAAACTTTATTTGTTTTAGAACATACAGGTATTTATTCTGAAGAAATCTCATTATTTTTTGATATAAATAACTTTTATTTTGCACTAATTCCAGGTTTAGAAATAAAGAAATCCCTTGGTATTTCTAGAGGAAAAGATGATAAAGTAGATGCCACAAAAATAGCACTTTATGGGTATCGATTAAGAGATGAAATTAAACCTTATAAACTTCCATCAAAAAACATTCATCAACTAAAACGCTTATTAACATTAAGAGAAAGGCTAGTAAAACAAAATGCTGGTTATAAAGCAACACTTAAAGAACAAAAAAGAATTTATACTAGAAAAGAGAATCAACTTCTTATAGAAACCCAAGAGAAAATGATAAAATATTTTACCAAACAAATTAAGAATATTGAGGCTGAAATGAACGTAATAATTAAGGCTAATGAACAACTTAAAAACAATGTAAACTAATTGTGAGTATCAAAGGAGTGGGTAGTCAGACAGCTTTATTTATGATTGTAACAACAAACGGATTTACAAAGTTTGCTTCTTGGAGAAAGTTTGCTTCTTATTGTGGAATTGCACCTTTCCCTAATACCTCTGGAACAAGTATTAGAGGAAGAACTAAAGTGAGTAATCTTGCTAACAAAAAATAAAAAGCCTCTTTGATATGTGTGCAAAATCAGCAATACAAAATAACCCAGAAATGAAAATATTTTACCATAGAAGACTCGAACAAGGAAAAAATAAAATGAGCACAATTAACATCATAAGAATAAACTATTATCACGAATTTTTGCTACTATAAAAAGACAAACTCCTTATGTAGATGTATTAAAATATGCTGCGTAAATAAATCAAAATATATTTGGTAAAGTCATAGAATACGAAGGATGCATAGCAAAGAATGGCATAAATCGATTTTTGATTTTTATACCTATGAAGGTGCTTTGGCTTTAAGAAATAAATTACGCACTTTTAAAAAAGGCAAATTGGTAGTACATATTACAGAAATGCCTATAAAATGCCCAGTTGCTCTTTAGAATTTGCTTTTTTAGCTGATGATTATTTTCAAAAAAAAGGCATTAGAGACAAGGTTGATATTACTTATGTAACTCCTTTAAGTGGTGCTTTTACTAAAGAATTTACATCTAAAACTTTAGGTTATTTACTAGAAGATAAAAACATAAAAATAGTTACTGATTTTGCGATTGAAAAAGTTGATTTTGAAAACAATAAAATTATTGATTATGCTGATACTGAAGTAGATTATGATTTATTAGTGACTGTACCTACAAATATGGGTGATGAAGTTATAGAAAAATCTGATTTAGGAGACGATTTAAATTTTGTTCCAACACATCCAAACACGTTACAATCTTTAGCGCACGAAAATATTTTTTGTTATTGGTGATGCCCAAATGTACCTGCATCAAAAGCAGGTTCTGTTGCCCATTTTCAAGCAGAAACATTAACAGATAACATTTTATTATATCTAGAAAACAAACCTCTTAAAGAAGAATTGATGGCCATGCAAACTGTTTTATAGAAACTGGTAAAACAAAGCTTTGTTAATAGACTTTAACTACAAGCAAGAACCAGTTACAGCACATTTCCTATTGCTGGCATTGGTCCTCTAAACTTTTAAAAGAAAGTGTGTTTAATCACTGGGGAAAATTAGCTTTTAGATGGATTTATTGGAACGTTTTATTAAAAGGAATTCCAATTCCATTTGTATCTAGAAATATGAAAACAGCAGGAAAAATATTAACAATTAAAACCATAAAATGATAAAAAACAATAAAACAAGTTGACATTAAAGTTAACGACGAAGGATATTTAACAGATTTTTCTCAATGGAACAAAGAAATTGGTGCAGAAATAGCCAAAGAACATGATATTGAAATGACAGAAAAACATTGGGAGGTAATTGCGTATTTGCAAGAACAAGTTGCCAATAATAATGCTTTGTCAATTCGAGGAATTAAAAAAAGTGGTGTTGTAGATATTAAACAATTCTACGCTCTTTTTCCTGGAGGTCCTTTAAAAGTCTCTACAAAAATAGCAGGCGTTCCAAAACCAAAAAGTTGTATCTAAAAAATAGAAATCATGGGAAAAACAAAAGTTAGAAAAATGCTTTTTATACTGTCAAAAGCAACAATAGAAAATGTATATGCAGCCTTTATTATGCAAATGGAGCTAGAATGGAGGGTATAGAATCAGAATCTTTTTTACTTTTTTGGTTTAGAAGCCATTCAAAAGAAAAAACTAGAACATTTGCGG
The DNA window shown above is from Polaribacter sp. Hel_I_88 and carries:
- a CDS encoding IS110 family transposase, whose translation is MSIKGVGSQTALFMIVTTNGFTKFASWRKFASYCGIAPFPNTSGTSIRGRTKVSNLANKK
- a CDS encoding TusE/DsrC/DsvC family sulfur relay protein — encoded protein: MKQVDIKVNDEGYLTDFSQWNKEIGAEIAKEHDIEMTEKHWEVIAYLQEQVANNNALSIRGIKKSGVVDIKQFYALFPGGPLKVSTKIAGVPKPKSCI
- the ligA gene encoding NAD-dependent DNA ligase LigA, which translates into the protein MDIKKRIDALRAELDTHNYNYYVLDNATISDFDFDIKLKELEKLEKENPIFFDVNSPTQRVGGSITKNFNTVVHQNRMYSLDNSYSKDDLLDWEKRIQKMLGTSEIEYTCELKFDGASINLTYENGQFIKAVTRGDGFQGDEVTNNVKTILSIPLSIKKDFVKDFEMRGEIILPLEGFIKMNEERVANDEEEYRNPRNTASGSLKLQDSSEVAKRPLDCLLYQVVTSERKYKTHFESLENARKVGFKVPKTIVLAKNIDEVFDFVNHWDTKRHTLPYETDGIVIKVNNLQQQEELGYTSKAPRWAIAYKFAAEQVSTILNEITYQVGRTGAITPVANLEPVQLAGTTVKRASLHNADQIEKLDIRENDTVFVEKGGEIIPKIIAVDLTKRPVNSTPTVYATHCPECNTELVRTVGDAKHYCPNEFGCAPQITGRIQHFISRKAMDIDGLGGETVDLLRKEGLIQNYADLYDLNVAQVIPLERMAEKSAQNMISGIEKSKEIPFEKVLFALGIRFVGETVAKKLAKHFKSINNLMQATFEELINVDEIGDRIAQSIIEFSSNEGNRNLINRLKEVGVQLQVSAESLENQTNKLEGQIFVVSGVFHQMSRNELKKAIEDNGGKVSSSISKKTNFIVAGDNMGPSKLTKAQDLGVIIISEQDFIDKIS
- a CDS encoding transposase, which encodes MGRKNNPISKEQTLFVLEHTGIYSEEISLFFDINNFYFALIPGLEIKKSLGISRGKDDKVDATKIALYGYRLRDEIKPYKLPSKNIHQLKRLLTLRERLVKQNAGYKATLKEQKRIYTRKENQLLIETQEKMIKYFTKQIKNIEAEMNVIIKANEQLKNNVN
- a CDS encoding FAD-dependent oxidoreductase gives rise to the protein MKNLVILGAGTAGTMMANHMVSKLPKKEWKISIIDQYKTHYYQPGFLFLPFDTYTEDQVKKVGKKFIPKGVAYHQQKIEKIDAENNLVVLENEVLTYDLLIIATGSKIAPQEVL
- a CDS encoding DUF4294 domain-containing protein, coding for MISFSQKKEELDSLPKNFDDYIFVKPGDSITIKLNEFTLLPKQKFKSRDDIRYYLWFRRKVFKAYPYAKLASERLDSLNARLDRIESKSKKRKYTRLIQRYIEGEFTDQIKKMTKTEGRILIKLIHRQTGNTAFDNIKGLRSGWKAFWYNTTANLFSLSLKDEYLPETVNEDYLIEDILQRAFRDQVLKSQPSKLNFDFIKVISAKKAEIDVEDYKIMFAKMKKKSNN